A single region of the Plutella xylostella chromosome 28, ilPluXylo3.1, whole genome shotgun sequence genome encodes:
- the LOC105381072 gene encoding uncharacterized protein LOC105381072 isoform X1, translating to MIKPRQSVSCQKVKIINLCKMVAVCQDTLLGIGNLFLASAKSRSDLLVCVWVSDWLTTALQVPSCLETMYWTCCEERFCFDKKIATYRLEDEPHSNGYTNKGASVDSVVTLQPANNNHLPPHAITGRQVNDLPIHADKLYEVFSKSLIFRDEHELKKGSMDSLDELETKSEPDYLSDHPKPNRTKVYFEDEVNSPVTDFEIMFKDELNYSHDMFQIEEEEESDKTSPDTEEGLVMNVSVRKQDVVKPSTVTIKNENKLTIHHPIYEYDPSKTVMSLPSTLSLPRVESVKGILRQKSDLPRSFSSKTLDRVDSGVRMVKPQLNRVESLKNMDREKINKVLARVPHRSASFLNIPEHLLPAKPKLTKSKSTIGVSLTDEEDHQLSRLPDTPIIKSNNLPRFFAESPSIPEYKGEVSLQSIKQQAEMMMQEDYSMPRYYGTLKAIDPEPVHESKSMPDLRNPVSTGKVSKRLVKIRSKLKPLVIKKGTEERL from the exons ATGATAAAGCCGAGACAGTCAGTCAGCTGTCAAAAAGTTAAGATAATAAACTTGTGTAAAATGGTAGCAGTCTGCCAAGATACTCTGCTCGGTATAGGGAATTTGTTCCTCGCGTCGGCTAAGTCTAGGAGTGATTTGTTGGTGTGTGTGTGGGTTTCAGACTGGTTGACCACCGCTTTGCAGGTGCCAAG TTGTCTGGAGACAATGTACTGGACATGCTGCGAGGAAAGATTCTGTTTTGACAAGAAGATCGCTACTTACAG ATTAGAAGATGAACCCCACTCAAACGGCTACACGAACAAGGGAGCGAGTGTGGACAGCGTGGTGACGCTGCAGCCCGCCAACAACAACCACCTCCCGCCACACGCCATCACCGGCCGCCAGGTCAACGACCTGCCTATACACGCTGACAAACTTTATGAG GTTTTCTCCAAGTCCTTGATATTCCGGGATGAACATGAGCTCAAGAAAGGCAGCATGGATTCACTTGATGAACTAGAAACCAAATCAGAGCCAGACTACTTGTCCGACCACCCGAAGCCGAACCGAACCAAAGTGTACTTCGAAGATGAAGTCAACTCACCTGTTACCGACTTTGAAATTATGTTCAAAGATGAATTGAATTACTCACATGATATGTTCCAaattgaagaagaagaagaaagtgACAAAACAAGCCCTGATACCGAAGAAGGATTAGTTATGAATGTTAGCGTAAGAAAACAAGATGTCGTAAAACCTAGTACGGTCacaattaaaaatgaaaataaactaaCCATACATCACCCTATTTATGAATACGATCCGAGCAAAACCGTCATGTCCTTACCATCAACACTATCATTACCAAGGGTTGAAAGTGTTAAAGGAATTCTGAGACAAAAATCCGATTTGCCAAGAAGCTTTAGTTCCAAAACTTTAGATCGGGTTGATAGCGGAGTCAGGATGGTTAAACCACAACTGAATAGAGTTGAAAGTCTTAAAAACATGGATAGGGAAAAAATCAACAAAGTTTTAGCCAGGGTGCCACATAGAAGTGCGTCATTCCTTAACATTCCTGAACATTTGCTACCTGCGAAACCAAAACTAACTAAGAGTAAATCTACAATAGGAGTAAGTCTAACTGATGAAGAAGATCATCAACTAAGTCGGCTTCCAGACACCCCTATTATTAAGAGTAACAACCTACCGAGATTCTTTGCTGAAAGTCCTTCAATCCCAGAGTATAAGGGTGAGGTAAGCTTGCAAAGCATCAAGCAACAAGCAGAGATGATGATGCAAGAGGACTATAGTATGCCAAGGTACTACGGAACACTCAAAGCTATAGATCCAGAGCCGGTGCATGAGAGCAAATCCATGCCTGATTTGAGGAACCCTGTGTCTACCGGCAAAGTCAGCAAGAGATTGGTGAAAATTAGGAGCAAGTTGAAGCCATTAGTTATTAAGAAAGGTACCGAAGAAAGACTTTGA
- the LOC105381072 gene encoding uncharacterized protein LOC105381072 isoform X2, translated as MLLDFCKSCQYCLETMYWTCCEERFCFDKKIATYRLEDEPHSNGYTNKGASVDSVVTLQPANNNHLPPHAITGRQVNDLPIHADKLYEVFSKSLIFRDEHELKKGSMDSLDELETKSEPDYLSDHPKPNRTKVYFEDEVNSPVTDFEIMFKDELNYSHDMFQIEEEEESDKTSPDTEEGLVMNVSVRKQDVVKPSTVTIKNENKLTIHHPIYEYDPSKTVMSLPSTLSLPRVESVKGILRQKSDLPRSFSSKTLDRVDSGVRMVKPQLNRVESLKNMDREKINKVLARVPHRSASFLNIPEHLLPAKPKLTKSKSTIGVSLTDEEDHQLSRLPDTPIIKSNNLPRFFAESPSIPEYKGEVSLQSIKQQAEMMMQEDYSMPRYYGTLKAIDPEPVHESKSMPDLRNPVSTGKVSKRLVKIRSKLKPLVIKKGTEERL; from the exons ATGCTGCTCGACTTCTGCAAATCATGCCAATA TTGTCTGGAGACAATGTACTGGACATGCTGCGAGGAAAGATTCTGTTTTGACAAGAAGATCGCTACTTACAG ATTAGAAGATGAACCCCACTCAAACGGCTACACGAACAAGGGAGCGAGTGTGGACAGCGTGGTGACGCTGCAGCCCGCCAACAACAACCACCTCCCGCCACACGCCATCACCGGCCGCCAGGTCAACGACCTGCCTATACACGCTGACAAACTTTATGAG GTTTTCTCCAAGTCCTTGATATTCCGGGATGAACATGAGCTCAAGAAAGGCAGCATGGATTCACTTGATGAACTAGAAACCAAATCAGAGCCAGACTACTTGTCCGACCACCCGAAGCCGAACCGAACCAAAGTGTACTTCGAAGATGAAGTCAACTCACCTGTTACCGACTTTGAAATTATGTTCAAAGATGAATTGAATTACTCACATGATATGTTCCAaattgaagaagaagaagaaagtgACAAAACAAGCCCTGATACCGAAGAAGGATTAGTTATGAATGTTAGCGTAAGAAAACAAGATGTCGTAAAACCTAGTACGGTCacaattaaaaatgaaaataaactaaCCATACATCACCCTATTTATGAATACGATCCGAGCAAAACCGTCATGTCCTTACCATCAACACTATCATTACCAAGGGTTGAAAGTGTTAAAGGAATTCTGAGACAAAAATCCGATTTGCCAAGAAGCTTTAGTTCCAAAACTTTAGATCGGGTTGATAGCGGAGTCAGGATGGTTAAACCACAACTGAATAGAGTTGAAAGTCTTAAAAACATGGATAGGGAAAAAATCAACAAAGTTTTAGCCAGGGTGCCACATAGAAGTGCGTCATTCCTTAACATTCCTGAACATTTGCTACCTGCGAAACCAAAACTAACTAAGAGTAAATCTACAATAGGAGTAAGTCTAACTGATGAAGAAGATCATCAACTAAGTCGGCTTCCAGACACCCCTATTATTAAGAGTAACAACCTACCGAGATTCTTTGCTGAAAGTCCTTCAATCCCAGAGTATAAGGGTGAGGTAAGCTTGCAAAGCATCAAGCAACAAGCAGAGATGATGATGCAAGAGGACTATAGTATGCCAAGGTACTACGGAACACTCAAAGCTATAGATCCAGAGCCGGTGCATGAGAGCAAATCCATGCCTGATTTGAGGAACCCTGTGTCTACCGGCAAAGTCAGCAAGAGATTGGTGAAAATTAGGAGCAAGTTGAAGCCATTAGTTATTAAGAAAGGTACCGAAGAAAGACTTTGA
- the LOC125490821 gene encoding uncharacterized protein LOC125490821 → MATANKRSDSLMVSEVLAFIQSKLDTMDVISLEQICLTSFKEAELAAAKKLLADTATTAVRLVPRRGDGSMKKDLQDIIRVFQETDPDDIPTYVARDLYKLPPVTFDHVDVTRLLKDIVLLRAEMAEIRGKLEASELASAAMQRELLSLRNADAAIHATPPSPARQLQAQQKLQATDTDSPRVNDPPPATYAKRTRDAACPLRAAAPAPPRPAAAAPSTTRSQQEAAPAPPPAAGAPAAHPRAPRNAVVDKDGFILVEKRRPRRRIRNKRGTAPAACSLKAAMPTVDIYVSRVHANMAHDNIVRYIKEKSVGRTETPPQVLAIERLQSAKQTDFKSFRIRIPAAHQKVLLSKDFWPAGIVFRRYREAKKTMKSPDSARE, encoded by the exons ATGGCCACCGCCAATAAACGTTCGGACAGCCTCATGGTGAGCGAGGTGCTCGCCTTCATACAGAGCAAGCTGGACACGATGGACGTGATCAGCCTCGAGCAGATCTGTCTGACCAGCTTCAAGGAGGCTGAGCTTGCCGCCGCCAAGAAGCTGCTCGCCGACACCGCCACCACCGCCGTGCGCCTCGTGCCGCGCCGCGGCGATGGCTCCATGAAGAAAGACCTGCAGGACATCATCCGGGTGTTCCAGGAGACCGATCCGGATGATATCCCAACGTACGTGGCTCGGGACCTCTACAAGCTGCCGCCGGTCACATTTGACCATGTTGATGTGACCCGGCTACTCAAGGACATTGTCCTGTTGAGGGCCGAGATGGCTGAAATTCGAGGCAAGTTGGAAGCCTCGGAGCTCGCCAGTGCGGCGATGCAACGTGAGTTGTTATCGCTGCGGAATGCTGACGCTGCGATCCACGCGACACCGCCTTCGCCGGCGCGTCAACTGCAAGCGCAGCAGAAACTACAGGCAACTGACACCGATTCGCCGCGGGTAAATGACCCGCCGCCTGCGACCTACGCCAAGCGGACACGTGACGCCGCGTGCCCGCTGCgagccgccgcccccgcgccgccacgCCCCGCTGCTGCTGCACCCTCCACCACCAGGAGCCAGCAGgaggccgcgcccgcgccccccc CGGCTGCCGGAGCTCCGGCGGCgcacccccgcgccccgcgcaaCGCGGTCGTCGACAAGGATGGCTTCATCTTGGTGGAGAAAAGGAGGCCCCGTCGCCGCATCCGCAACAAGCGCGGCACCGCCCCGGCTGCCTGCTCGCTGAAGGCCGCCATGCCCACGGTCGACATATACGTCTCCCGCGTCCACGCGAATATGGCGCATGACAACATCGTGCGCTATATCAAGGAGAAAAGTGTCGGCCGCACCGAGACGCCACCCCAAGTGCTGGCCATCGAGAGACTGCAGTCCGCCAAGCAGACGGACTTTAAGTCGTTCAGAATTCGCATTCCCGCCGCCCATCAGAAGGTTCTCCTGAGCAAAGACTTTTGGCCAGCGGGAATAGTGTTTCGACGCTATAGGGAGGCGAAAAAGACTATGAAATCCCCCGATAGTGCTAGAGAATAA